The Paenibacillus mucilaginosus 3016 genome includes the window CAGCGAAGCGATGAGCTCCAGCTTCATCCGCTCCCCGAGCGACAGGCGCCTCACCTGCACGCCCAGCAGCTCCTTCACGTCCAGCAGCTCGGCCAGCTCGTCTACCGTGCGGCGGAACTGCCCGTCCTCCACTTCATAGATGTGCTTGTTCAGATGCAGCGATTCATTGGCGGGCAGATCCCACCACAGCTGGCTTTTCTGGCCCATGACGATGGCGAACTGCTTCTTGAACGCCTTCCTCCGCTCCCACGGCACATGGCCGAGGATCGAAGCGCTGCCGGAGGTCGGGTACAGGATGCCCGTGAGCATCTTCAGGGTCGTCGTCTTGCCGGCGCCGTTCGGACCAAGGAAGCCGACGATCTCGCCTTCCGGGATCTCGAAGGAGATGCCTTTGACCGCTTCCTTGGTCAGCATTTCCCTGCGGAACAGGTTGCGAAGGGAGCTGGCGAGCCCCACTTCTTTCTTATAATATTGAAAGGACTTCGAGAGTCCTTCTACGATGATTCCCGGCATCTTCACCACTCCCAGTTAACCTCTAGCTGCGGGTAGCGAATCAGTGACGCCCCCCCCGCGGCTGCAGACCGATAAATCCGCTCCCCGGCCGCAATCCGGGCGGCAGTCGCATCAAGACTCACAGGCTCCCTCACTCCCTCAATCACATCGCTGAAGAAGAGCAGCTGGCCGGCGTAATAGCTCTGTTCCTCCCAAAACCGCTTCGACGTCTCCCCTGTTCTCCGTTCTTTGACCTTCAGTCCCATCCGGAAGCCGAGATTGGGCCGGAAGAAATCGTCCACAGCCACGACAGCCTCTTCGAAAATCAAAGTATGGCCCGCCTTGTAAGGCATCTCGAAGGAAGTGACGGCCGAAGCCTTCAGCCCGCCGGGATAGCGCAGCTCCGCCTCGAAGGTCCAATCGCATCCGTTCGGCCCTCCGAAGGAAGAACGGCCGGTGCAGGATTCTGCGTCCAGCCCCACAGCGGCCTGCAGGAACTGCAGCCAGTAGCAGCCGAGGTCCTGGAAGGCCCCGCCGCCCAGCTCCGGGAAGCTGCGGTAGCTCGTCTCGAAGCCCGCCCGGGGCAGATACGAGATCCTCGTCGCGATCTCCAGAAGCCGGCCGTACGTCCCCCCGTCGATCAGCTCCTTGACGGCCGCCTGCCACGGGTGGTGCTGCACCATGAGGCCTTCGAATACGTGCACCCCATGCTTCTGAACCGCATCCCGGATTGCGTTCATCTCGGCCGAATGCAGGCACAGCGGCTTCTCGACCAGCACATGCTTGCCTGCTTCCACCGCCTTGACCGTCCACTCCGCATGCAGGTGATTGCTCAGGAGGATATACACCCAGTCGATCTCACGGCAAGCCAGCAGCTCCTCATAGCTGTCGAACACGAGCGGGATGCCGTATTCGTCCGCCACCCGCTGTGCCTTGCTCCGTGTCCGGGAGGCGATCCCCAGTACCTGAAGGTGACCGATCTCCCTGACCGGCTCCAGCAGCACCCGGGGCAGAATAGACGCCGCTCCGATGACGCCGATCTGCTGTCTTTTTCTCATAGGGCAGGCCTCCGTATGTATCCGTCCATCTCAAATCCCGTGCAGGTACAGCACACTGCACTTCGAGCAGGCCGGGGTCAGGCCTTGCACATTGATGATCTCGCGGATGCGCTCGTAGTCCTGCGATTCCCAGATGTCCATCAGACTCCGCTCCTTGAGATTGCCCACAGTGAATTCGCTGAAGAACTTGCAGGCGGTCACATCCCCCGTCGGGCCTACATCCACCCTGGTGGAGAGAGCAAGACAGGTCGTGGCGCACCGGGAGGTCATCGCTTCTCCGCGGACGAACTGCTGGATCTCGTCATAATCGAGCCCCGGCTGGTAGCGGACCCGGATATTCCATACCCGCTCATTGATCCGCGTCAGCTCCCCCACCAGCTCATGGACCCGCTCCGCACTCATCTGGTATTTGAACGCATGCCAGGAGGCGATATGCTGCTCTTCCAGCTTCCGCAGCCAGCTGAATTTCTCGGCGAAGTAGCTGTCCATCTCGAGCGACGTTTCCTTGGAGATGTACCACGGGAAGCAGAGAATCACGAGATCGAGCTTCAGACTCTCAAAATACTCCAGCAGCTCGTAAAGCTTTGGGATCATGCTGTCGCTGATCATGGAGTGCACGGAGATTCTTCCTTTGTAGATCCCCTGCTCCCGCAGCTCCACGAGCCGTTCGATCTGTCTCATCGTCTTGTGGAACGTGCCCTTCCCCCGGATGAAGTCATGCTCGGCTTCGAGCCCTTCCACGGCCACAAGCAGCTCCAGGTGCGGGGAGATCTTGAGGATGCCGTCCATATACCGGTCCATAAGCAGGCCGTTCGTGCAGATCGTCATCTCCCGCGGGTCTTCGGCGAGGAGCTCGAGGATCCGGTCGAACTGCCGGTGGATCATCGGCTCCCCGCCCCAGAGATAGAGCCGGGACTGGGTTACATGGGTCTCGGCGAGAATCCGCTCGATCACTTCGATGTCGATGTCCTTGTTCTGTTCTTCCTTGTCCATATTCTGGTGATAACCGTCCTCGTTCCACTGGAAGCAGTGGGCGCAGCGCAGGTTGCACCGGTTCGTCAGCTTGATGCCGATCGATTCGGGGACCGGGGTCTTGTACAGCGGGTTCCTGGTTCTCTCGCGAAAAGGCACCGCCATCTTCTTCATCGTGCGCTTCATGAGCTCGAAGGACTCCTGATCGAGAGTCACACTGCTGCTTGGCTGCATAGCCGCTCACCTCACTTGGACTTAAGTTTCTGGTCGTTCATGCACAGCTGGTCGACATAGCTGCGGATTGTGCCTTCCCGGGTCCGCAGCGTTACATGCAGGCTCTCCAGCATAGAGAGGCTGTAATCC containing:
- a CDS encoding ABC transporter ATP-binding protein → MPGIIVEGLSKSFQYYKKEVGLASSLRNLFRREMLTKEAVKGISFEIPEGEIVGFLGPNGAGKTTTLKMLTGILYPTSGSASILGHVPWERRKAFKKQFAIVMGQKSQLWWDLPANESLHLNKHIYEVEDGQFRRTVDELAELLDVKELLGVQVRRLSLGERMKLELIASLLHQPRVLFLDEPTIGLDILSQRRIREFLKYYNQQQRTTIVLTSHYMNDIEDLCKRTIIVNSGRIVYDGSLAAVNRQLGQKKLMKIKLGEPVDPRRLERFGRVRECSGMEAVLEVDKSDLKERSKEMLEHLPVLDFTIEEISIEEGIALLYAKEAAS
- a CDS encoding Gfo/Idh/MocA family protein, which codes for MRKRQQIGVIGAASILPRVLLEPVREIGHLQVLGIASRTRSKAQRVADEYGIPLVFDSYEELLACREIDWVYILLSNHLHAEWTVKAVEAGKHVLVEKPLCLHSAEMNAIRDAVQKHGVHVFEGLMVQHHPWQAAVKELIDGGTYGRLLEIATRISYLPRAGFETSYRSFPELGGGAFQDLGCYWLQFLQAAVGLDAESCTGRSSFGGPNGCDWTFEAELRYPGGLKASAVTSFEMPYKAGHTLIFEEAVVAVDDFFRPNLGFRMGLKVKERRTGETSKRFWEEQSYYAGQLLFFSDVIEGVREPVSLDATAARIAAGERIYRSAAAGGASLIRYPQLEVNWEW
- a CDS encoding radical SAM protein, which produces MQPSSSVTLDQESFELMKRTMKKMAVPFRERTRNPLYKTPVPESIGIKLTNRCNLRCAHCFQWNEDGYHQNMDKEEQNKDIDIEVIERILAETHVTQSRLYLWGGEPMIHRQFDRILELLAEDPREMTICTNGLLMDRYMDGILKISPHLELLVAVEGLEAEHDFIRGKGTFHKTMRQIERLVELREQGIYKGRISVHSMISDSMIPKLYELLEYFESLKLDLVILCFPWYISKETSLEMDSYFAEKFSWLRKLEEQHIASWHAFKYQMSAERVHELVGELTRINERVWNIRVRYQPGLDYDEIQQFVRGEAMTSRCATTCLALSTRVDVGPTGDVTACKFFSEFTVGNLKERSLMDIWESQDYERIREIINVQGLTPACSKCSVLYLHGI